A single window of Nasonia vitripennis strain AsymCx chromosome 4, Nvit_psr_1.1, whole genome shotgun sequence DNA harbors:
- the LOC100679655 gene encoding serine/threonine-protein phosphatase 6 regulatory ankyrin repeat subunit A-like: MTYPVLRYNAHQRYWLDFLPSNPYEEEAIQNYDNLLHKTLSKIFRVRCQTRSSIQLQALVSSPRCKDQNDLMTGLVRLEPAFRQIFPMEGQRLSLLWTAILSCYQKSAELLVQSAANVNEFLGFVLFSPNNYIIAEGTSILQCVLLMYPSPWNDRFFVLLTEHGADVNARDPNGWTALHTAVRKCRVQAARLLLERGADIHATDAKRGITPLLMAALSGAPVKLLQLLLEFGANVADKNRTGMNALHYLALVRPENAMENVCELARILIDRGTSLDDESSIGQYQPLHGAIYTGNIALVRLFLKRGANANARVVCGMFPLYLAAKHVVRGHYDMMTALFESGADIAMKSDRGRSVLHAACLQRNETTIWILLDIDSDMLFLKDKFGNTPFDLMLTSDHTNGTVQMVLRALALHTGLSLLPSAAWKDEQRIQQEPELWDYYQACVAEIRMARDEPLIGYWTYLDLLTKCNCQIAKPMRNEKFGKAFRRHLNLFPNYRNTMKQTVSFIKHHYLRPMTQFEEDIHVAFDRTVPGLVSRTMAQYAVDCYKCQMRRLAGASRGSADNRNAPREQ; encoded by the exons ATGACGTATCCCGTATTACGTTACAATGCCCATCAAAGATATTGGTTGGATTTCCTGCCATCAAATCCGTACGAGGAGGAAGCCATCCAAAACTATGACAACCTACTGCATAAAACGCTCAGCAAGATCTTCCGCGTGCGCTGTCAAACCAGGAGCAGCATCCAGCTGCAAGCGCTCGTTTCTTCCCCCAGGTGCAAGGATCAAAATGACCTGATGACAGGACTAGTGAGACTGGAACCGGCCTTCCGTCAAATATTTCCAATGGAGGGCCAGAGGCTCTCGCTGTTGTGGACCGCGATTCTATCGTGTTATCAAAAATCGGCCGAGCTGCTGGTGCAGTCGGCTGCCAACGTAAACGAGTTCCTCGGATTCGTATTATTCAGTCCTAACAACTATATTATCGCCGAGGGAACCAGTATCCTCCAATGTGTTCTCTTGATGTATCCCTCTCCGTGGAACGACCGATTCTTCGTTCTGCTAACCGAACACGGAGCCGACGTGAATGCTCGAGATCCGAATGGCTGGACGGCCTTGCATACGGCGGTGAGAAAATGTCGAGTCCAGGCGGCTAGGTTGCTTCTCGAAAGAGGAGCAGACATCCACGCGACCGATGCCAAGCGCGGCATAACACCACTGCTCATGGCAGCTTTGAGCGGCGCTCCCGTCAAATTGCTGCAGCTGTTGCTCGAATTCGGAGCGAACGTTGCCGACAAGAACAGAACAGGTATGAACGCCTTGCACTACCTGGCGCTTGTCCGGCCGGAAAACGCCATGGAGAACGTTTGCGAGCTAGCCAGGATCTTGATCGACAGAGGCACCTCGCTAGACGACGAAAGCTCGATTGGCCAGTACCAGCCGTTACACGGGGCTATCTACACGGGAAATATCGCATTG GTACGGCTCTTTTTGAAGCGCGGGGCGAACGCGAACGCGCGAGTGGTGTGCGGCATGTTTCCACTCTACCTCGCTGCCAAGCACGTCGTGAGGGGCCATTACGACATGATGACAGCTTTGTTCGAAAGTGGCGCTGACATCGCCATGAAATCCGACAGAGGTCGCAGTGTCTTGCATGCCGCCTGTCTGCAACGGAACGAGACCACAATATGGATACTTCTGGACATTGACTCGGACATGCTGTTCCTCAAGGACAAGTTCGGTAACACACCGTTCGATCTGATGCTCACGTCGGATCATACCAACGGGACGGTCCAGATGGTGCTCAGAGCCCTGGCACTGCACACGGGCCTCTCGCTGCTGCCGTCGGCCGCCTGGAAGGACGAGCAGCGCATCCAGCAGGAACCCGAACTGTGGGATTATTACCAAGCTTGCGTCGCGGAAATCCGCATGGCAAGGGATGAGCCGCTCATCGGATATTGGACCTATTTGGATCTTTTGACCAAATGCAATTGCCAGATCGCAAAGCCCATGCGGAACGAAAAATTCGGCAAGGCATTCAGGAGGCATCTCAACCTTTTTCCCAACTATAGGAATACCATGAAACAAACCGTCAGTTTCATCAAGCATCATTACCTTCGCCCTATGACTCAGTTTGAGGAAGACATCCACGTGGCGTTTGATCGTACTGTGCCTGGACTGGTTTCGAGGACAATGGCTCAGTACGCGGTTGACTGCTATAAATGTCAAATGAGAAGACTAGCCGGTGCTTCTCGAGGCAGCGCTGATAACAGAAATGCTCCGCGCGAGCAGTGA